One Coccinella septempunctata chromosome 1, icCocSept1.1, whole genome shotgun sequence DNA window includes the following coding sequences:
- the LOC123320541 gene encoding THAP domain-containing protein 1-like, giving the protein MSRTKMSQSFHRFPFKLPDILELWITAVGRENWYPSKYSRICEDYLHNPSYTRKILKLDAVPSVFNNIPRHSRIMEYLQFHHSSYTTHCVMCIRTGRTFRPIL; this is encoded by the exons ATGAGCCGAACAAAAATGAGCCAGAGTTTCCACAG GTTTCCTTTTAAACTCCCAGATATTTTGGAACTTTGGATTACTGCTGTAGGAAGGGAAAATTGGTATCCCTCAAAGTATAGTAGAATATGTGAAGATTACCTTCATAATCCAAGTTatacaagaaaaatattgaaacttgatgCTGTACCAAGTGTATTCAATAATATCCCAAGACATTCAAGGATCATGGAATACTTACAGTTTCATCACTCTTCATATACAACTCACTGTGTTATGTGCATCAGAACTGGAAGAACTTTCCGACCAATTCTATAA